atgtttttattactgctgctgcatgggtacttcccaatttaatgtatgtagtagcttttaacttctttttattgtccaaaaacacaaacattgaaggatgaaatccataaaatagttaataatagttcataataataataaagcccATACGCATGGTGGGAACAAAGCTCTGTGTCATCAACATTTGTGGCTTAAACATAAAGAGTAAAAACTTCTATTTTCTATATTGGCATATCTTTGTtaagcaaagcaataagttttattctctctctgtacattgacTGTCTAATGCTGCTTAAGTCATTTAATTCTCTTCAGAAACTCGTCTTTATGGCGAAATATCTCCTAACATGTGATACCTTTTGGGGCAAAAATAAGAATACATATATagtaattattaatatttatgatagatatgtgtacaggtaaattggcgcaaatgagttccgaatattggcgcaattgatacattttgaaaataaaatttggctcaaatgatacccctgaaaaacagtaattggcgcaaaaggactgctgcccaAATATGTCagcaaagaaaaaacaaaacagaccTTATCTTAGATAGATTTGgttaattttaaatctttttaaccATGTAGCTATTGAACTGTTTTATTTAGGCTCTTAAACATCaacggctttcaaatattcggctttaagccttgtatataaatgtaaatcGATTAAGCGTTTTCAGGTGCATGACATTTTTAATTGGTTGTATTCAAATTTTCTGAtgaagtaaatccagaaaaacgaAAAGAACGCACCAAGtctataaaatgttattttcatgcCATCCAGGTAAAAGGTAGATACGTAGCATCGATTGCGATGTTTAACAGTTGTACATTCAAATGCGAACTCAGAAGGACCTGGAAATAATTGCATTAACTCTAGACAGAGCAACACGAGCTTCAGTTAACAATTAGATGATGACTATAGATCGATGTTCAACCTTTTGATATAGAAGCTAAATATTACTAGGCTCATCATAAAGACTATAAGAAATGAAAATGCGAGCGATCGAAGCTCTTTCTTGGATGTATTTCCAGCACGATGTGTCAGAACCTAGTATTGGAAAGCCAAGGATGAAAACATACAGAAACATGCAAGGATCTATAGGACAAAACATAAAGCTAAGTAAAAGACAATACATGTAGTACAAGATCAGATAACAGAATCACTGACTACTGCTGAGCTCATGATACCCGTTGgaactaatagtccaccagcagaggagGAATCCACTCAGTGCAATAAAGATTAAAAGAAACAACACTAATAAATGGTATGTGTCAGATGCGCTTGTATGAATTTACCTGTACTAGGAACAGTCACAGGTATTTATGAAAGGCAAAGATGTGCTAGTTGTAGAAACAGTCACATCTGAATTTCGATCACCAGAAAGAAGCCATGTATTAATTTTGCTGCATATGATATACTTAGTATACAATAAATGCACAGCCATGTCTTAAAATCTTGGAGTTTAACATCAACAGAGGTAAAAATCCAGtgcaataaaaaagaaaacaaaaacaaaacaattaaaaaccaattgttcagagaacaattgaaggtctttccaccattaaggatctattttgatatgaaaacattaaaatttggttccaaatgtcaattttagcgtcaaatgacagcttattgtacgctgattccaaaaatatatggtttctatacaaaaaaatataaataagggagataaatgTTTAACTTCCGGTTCAAAAGATGTCACTTTGGTAGTTTGGTATTGTTTGaaagtttacttgacactgattccaaaaatatatggttctacacacttttacattaatttagtacaaaaaatagctacttccggtttacaaaaggtcacttccggttgccTTTTTCAAGGTGATGTTGTTTGCAACCTGAATgcaaaagtcccatggctttatcatgtaaaCATATGAGGTAAAATCAaaagtcaaaatctagaacgttaaatttacctatgaccttgagcttaatttcaaggtcataaaccaaggacctcaaatcaaaagactcgtagtcctctactttatattgttaatgagttatattgtCATAcatatgatattagatataaaaaaggggaaaactcgcgtcaaatgtctacgtaccctttcgtCTAAGATTTaggtgttacgacatgtcgtaactaacaattttgtgaaattattttgtcgatatcttatatgatttctgaaaataagagataacaagctaaaatcaaaactttaatcatgaccttgacctttgaccttgacctcattttcatatttttttggaccaaggacctcaaatcgaAAGACCCTAGGCTTATgatttacggttttagagatatagtgataacaagaaaaaagggacgcggggagataactcctataagaatacgtgttcggtcacacagggtgagttttaaAATctccattactgtacaacatcattgaccaaaaaatccattcgataggttgtaagaccaaaaaaaaatcagaagaaaaacaaaaggtttttccacgaaaagtggaaagacctaataatcagaagaaattcaataggtctttccacacggaaaggtggaaagtcCTAATTATATATGGTATTTGTCAGAAGCGCTTGTCTGAACAAACCTACTCCAGTAACACTCAAAGTCAAATTTGTGAAAGGAATTAAGGGATGTACTAGTTGTAGAAACAGTCATATCTTAATTTCTACCAGCAGGAAAAAGACATGTATTAATTTTGCTGCATATGATATATACGATaagtacacaatataaaaaagaagatgtggtatgattgccaatgagacaactatccacaaaagatcaaaatgacacaaacattaacaactataggtcaccgtacggccttcaacaatgagtaaagcccataccgcatagtcagctacaatcATGTTTATAACACTTGAAGGAGGTCCAAACTGGATATCGCGGTTCTGAAATACCCATATACCCTTGTTTAAAAGATATGTATTAATTTTGCTTTATTTGATATTCACAAAAATACACAGTTATGCCTTGTTATCTTGGAGTAGGTTGAAGCTGAATATCACCATTCTGAAATACCTGTATACTCTTGTGTCCCAGTGATTTTGATTAACTCACATCTTTACTCAATCTACCCACACATCAGATATTACACATTATTATAAATGGTAACTTGTTTACAATTctgatattagaaaaaaaataaacatgaaaccGATAAAAAGATTGTTTAAGCTACACAAAAATAATGTTTGACTTAATGCTGGTTTCCTATTCCTAGGTAGTCTGCAATTCTTGATATGACAGACGTAAAACACAGGCAACCTGTCCCTACGCGTTAGTGAACAAATGACAAAACAGGTCAACGATGATATGATAAGCAGgcaaaaagtaaattaacaaaaactcgtagaaaaattcaaaactgaaagtcccatatcaaatggcaaaatcaaaagatcaaaaacAGCAAACTTTTGGATAGCAATCGTCATTTCTAATGAAGACAATAGGGAATTAGAGCTGGTTTTATTGCTATCTAACTCTCTCACTTATacgaaaaagttatcaaaggtaccaggattattattttgtacgccagacgcgcgtttcgtctacatgagactcatcagtgacgctcatatcaaaatatttataaagccaaacaagtacaaagttgaagagcattgaggattcaaaattccaaacagttgagccaaatacggctaaggtaatctatgcctgggataagaaaatccttagtttttcgaaaaattcaaagttttgtaaacaggaaatttataaaaatgaccacattattgatattcatgtcaacaccaaagtgttgactactgggctggtgataccctcgaggacgaaacgtccaccagcagtggcatcgacccagtggtataaaaagttatcaaaggtaccaggattataatttagtacgccagacgcacgtttcgtctacataagactgatcatACGATAGTCACATACAgttccataatattgacaacgatgtgtgaataaaacaaagaaatataataaaaatatcctAGCTAAATATATTGCAACaaattttttatatcataaattggTCAAACATTTTACATAACTTTAATACAGATATATGGGCTTCCCTATTCTAGTATTTATTTGATTGTAAATCTGTGTATAAGAAGATCTTGAtttcaaaagataaataaaatttctCGATTAACCCTTAACATTGATAGATTTGTCTGTTATGCTGGTATAGCATTGATAGCACCACCATACTCCCGCCATGTTCAAGGTTGTTTTAACATTAGGTGCAATACAATGAGAAAGAAAAGTGTTACATATGTGAAAACGTCAGACATGAAGAGACGTGTAGCAATTATTGGTGCCGGTTGTAGTGGTCTTACGGCAATAAAAGCTTGTCTGGAGGAACATTTACAACCTGTCTGCTTTGAGTGTGAAGATGATGTTGGAGGACTGTGGAACTACAACGATGAGCCCAAGCTTGGAAAAGGGAGCGTGTTCAAAAGTACTGTTATCAATGTTAGTAAAGAAATGATGGCGTTCAGTGATTTCCCGCCATCAAGACATCACGCTACGTTTGCTCCTCATCGTCAAGTCTTGGATTACTTCAAGTTGTATGCAGAAAACTTTGGACTGCCGGAGTTTATTAGATTTAACACAAGCGTTGAGAAAGTTGAACAGGCAGACGACTATGAAGAGACAGGGCGATGGACAGTGATCTATCGAAGTGAGACAACTGATGACGTCAAAACAGAAACATTTGACGGCGTAATGGTATGCACTGGACATCATACATTCCCTCACATGCCAATATTTTATGGGAAACGACAATTCAGAGGAAGAATAATGCATTCACATAGTTACAGAGACAGCACAGAATTTGCAGACAAAAAAGTTCTTGTAGTTGGTGAGTTGGTCCTCATACTTTCTATTTTCAAGTGAAGTGTTATTGTTAGATTTTAActtgtattttcttttcattatttgttgtgtttaaatattaaaaattattttaaacgtATTCGAACCCAACCTCACATATATTCACGGTACCAAACTGATTGTTACAAAATCACGTCTGAAACTTCTtctctgtttttttctgtatttattaGGTCACAATTTTCTCATAACCACTTCATATGCGGCAAGTAGATTGGCTTTAATGATTTGTAATGTGTAAACACTGTTCAGATCTTTAAGATACCTACTATTGGTTTCCCAATACTTTTTTACAATATGTTGAAATATAATTTTCGTCATATATTTCTCCAATAGCACTGATAGAATATGTATGTTTTCTGTTGTGTAATGCTTTAAATAATGAGTTGGGTATTGTCATTGCAAATTTTAAAGGACCAGATGATGGCCgttgatttttttactttcacGTTCTCGTTCTTATgtctataaaaatatattgtttcaattgaaatcagatttattttctctatggttttttttatttataggttTGGGAAATTCGGGAGTTGATATAGCTGTAGATCTGTGTAAACATGCAAAGCAGGTACACTGTAGTTTTCCTATTCTAGATTATTTATTTGTATACAgacactattattattattttttttttattttttttttttagatatttagtaaatttcacaaaaatgctaacgactaagattgatcgtaagtaagtatactgaattgttcatgacttacgttttttttttaattgcagtttGAGAATAAAAGAATTTGTAAATTTCtcattattttcatgtttttcaagAAGTAATAACACGTTTTGGTTTTCGCCACATTTCAGTTATAATATTGTTTAGTTTATTTCAGTCTAGACcatatgtgatatgattgccaatgagacaatgcaACTGAGCTCACATGACTTTTATGTTTTGTTATATCGGGTGATTATTTGAACAGTTCATAGTAAACCACATTACAAGATAACACACGATTGCGAGTCTTTAACCGCAGTAAATTAACTATTCATATCTTTTCTTTCACTTAGACTTTCCCAATAGAAATATCCTTATCATTATATCATTTTTGGTCGTATAATGTGTTTCATTTAACATTTAATAGCAGCTAACTAATGTCGACTAATTGATTCTTTATCGTGCAAAAATGTATCTTCGGAGACAGATTGTTTAACTATTTGGCtattacaaaaataattatattaggAGCAATTGTTTTGGGATTATCAACGAAACAATGAAGTTTCGGTGCATACTTTAactatacaaaaaaatgaatgaaatgagTTGACTCAATTTTGATCCATATATGTGTTacagtttaatttgatatcaacaaaatttaCAGAACACAAATAAAACGAGATGGCCTGTTTCAGGACAAATAAAACGAGATGGCTTGATTCAATCTTTACGAGTGATAAGATTTAGATTCGGACCAATTAAAAATTTGCAAGTATTAGCAAAGATGAGCCATAGGTACAAGTGAAAGCttagaaacaacaaacactggtgAATATTTATATGACTACATCTATTATTAATAGTTAGTCTTAACAATAACTAAGAAATTATAAGAGCCGATTAGGAAAAGGTATTGTCTACAAATTTTACTTCCTGCTTTGCACAAGGTCGTGTTAATACTGTATATGACTTTAAATTACGTCGTTTTATATTTCTCTTTGGAAGAAGCCTACATTCGCTAATATTGGTCAAGAAGTTTTTAGATCACAGGATTTCATCCGCCGTGTGTCCATTATATCTTTTTGATGTGATTCAAGTAATGCGTTTTGTTGAAATTTCCAGTTCATAAATTCTGATGCTATAACGCTCTCAAGCAAAGTTGGTCTTAGATGGTATTAACTGGCCTATAATGTCCTTTTAAATTTGTATTCTGGTACTCCAGAAAGGCAGACAGTTTCTTCTCTTTTTAGTGGTACTCACGTCGTGTTACAAAAAGAGAGTTAAATAAATGGCgattcccatgggaacaaattgtgcccctcttcttgccgattTGTTCATTTATTCTTATGAGGCTGACTCCATACAGGAACTacttagaaagaaagaaaagaagttattctttaatttatttccgctatattgatgatgttctctcactaaataattcacaattgtgtgactatgttgaacacatctatcccatcgaactagaactagcagatacaacagatacagttacgtctgcttcatatcttgacttacatatagaaattgacaatgagggtcggttgaaaacaaaactttacgacaaaagagattatttcagtTTTCcaaatgtgaactttccatttctatgtagcaatattccagcagcgcctgcatacggagtatatatatcctatttgatacgatattcaagggcttgtgtttcctatcattatttacttgatagagggttgctgctcacaaggaagctattccaaatgttgaagttgaagtcatcccttcgtaaattttactgacgccattacgagttggttgaccgttatggaatatccgtttcaccgATGATATCGGTTTCTTAtgacgtaactacaatcctcttccctgaGATAATTCCTAGTTTTTAGTGGGATTCGTGTtccttagtctttagttttctatgttgtgtcttttgtactattttttgactgtttgtttaactttttttagccatggcgttgtcagtttagtttCGGTCTATGAGTTTAAATTCCCTATTGTATTGCTCGCCCCTCTTTGATCATTTGCTTCAATCGAAATGTTAATGTTGAAGACATAGTTTCAAATATGCACTATAATCTACAAAAAATAAAGCAAATTGTCGGTCGATGTCAATGCTtgtggacgtttcatccccgagggtatcacaagcccagtagttagcacttcggtgttgacaagaatatcaattaaatggtcattttaataaatttcctgttgaaaAACTAagcccaggaatagattaccttagccgtatttggcacatttttatattttgggtccttaatgctcttcaactttgttattGTTtgcctttataacttttttttatctgagcctcactgatgagtcttatttagacaaaacgcgcgtcttgcgtatcaaattatgatcctggtacctttgataactattccaaTAGAATTGCGAAATATGTCTTTTAAATTGTTGTCTAAATTTAAGATCTTTACTAAAACACACCCGCACTATCGTTGGATCAAAGTACCTACACCTTATTTTgagtttgtaaaaaaatgaaaatcggaAAGTTTTATATCGCCGCCCTGTTGTTCGAGGTTTTTATAGACATAAATTTCAGACCTCGACGTCAGTTTACCATTTATGCTTCCCGCATATTATCTTTCAAAACATCAACAATACAATTCAACTATAGTGCATTCTTTTGTTTAACTAAGTCTTATAAGAATATAAACTATTCTGAATTTGACGAGAAATTGTTCATTCAATTAGTGCAAAACTTCTTTTTGTCCTAGGTATATTTAAGTTCAAGAAGAGGTGCATGGGTTATAAGCCGAAAATTTCTATGTGGCATTCCAGCTGATGCATTTGCAAACACCAGATTATTATTTTCCTTGCCTAAATCTTTCCTGAAGTGGGCATTTCAATTCTTTGCAAATTTACATTTTAACCATGGATTATATGGTTTAAAACCACAAAACAGGTAAATACAATCTTTAATCTTatcaaataaagtttttttttaatacgcaATCTGGGACTAAAACACTTTAGatattataatgttatatcaTTGTCAGAAATTAAACATGGTTTTTATAACAACCTTTCTTAAACTttttccgtttataaatttttaaattataaagataGGTTTCAACTCCTCCCTCAAAAGTGtccttagatggatttggctattatattaggttatttttgATCACATAACTGTTCGATTGATTCGGTTCTTATAATTCCTTGGATTTCCAATATTTGCAGAACATATACAATGCATTGATTAAAAATCTTCTTTAAGGTTTTGACTTTTACACATTTGTTTGGTAAAcatttttatctgtattttttccttttccatttcttttactttttaaacatatatttacaatGTTTCTATACCGTGTAGTATATGTCAAATTTTAGCCATCTCCTGTTGATTAGTTATACATATTAACccttaattttctttttctttttaaattttctatgtAATGAATTTTTCGACAGACGTTCTCTATCGGATAAGGAAGTGGGCATTCCTAGATTATATTAGGAAACTAATCTTTATAACTTATTTGCTGAACTGAGATATTTGTTTTAGAGGTCTTGAAACTCACCCTACAATCAGCGATGACCTTCCAGTAAAAATGTTATCAGGACAGGTGATCCTTAAACCAAACGTCCAGCATTTCACAGAAACTGGTGTTATTCTAGACAACAGTGAATGTATTGAAGTTGATGATGTTATCTTTGCAACAGGTAAATAAACGGATGTACTGTTGATTCCCAAATATTGTGGTAACAGCTACTTTTAATTggaagttaaatcacaaaaatactgaactccgaggatgatttaaaaaggaaagttcctagtcaaatggcaaaatcaaaaactcaatcACATCaaaaaaatggataacaactgtcatattcctgatgttatatttaacattgccattaaagtgcgaggtttggcatgccacaaaaccaggttcaacccaccattttttcctttaaaaatgttctgtaccaagtcagaaatatggccattgttatattatagttcgtttctgtgtgtgttacaatttaacgttgcgtcgtttgttttctctaatttttgagtgtaaattgacattgcgataagacgtgtcatggtacttgtctatcccaaattcatgtatttggttttgatgttatatttgttattctcgtgggattttgtctgatgcttggtccgtttctgtgtgtgttagttacattgtagtgttgtgtcgttgttctcctcttatatttatgcgtttccgtcagttttagtttgttaccccgattttgttttttgtccatggatttatgagtttgaacagcggtatactactgttgcctttatttggtacaGGCCTTTTCTAATGAAGAAAATGGGGGATTGAACCTTTTTTTATAGCCAGCTAAAACTGTATCTGCTAGAATGTCATAATTATAGACAAATCAGGACACAAACCATGTGTACAAATATTATTATCAGGTATTGAACTCATCAGTGatgaggaaaacgaaaatatatTCAAAGTTGtacaaagatttattttagaaACAGGTATTTGGTTCATAAACAATTGTTTTTATGTCGATTAAGATGTTGAAACTTTATTTTAATGTAACCTCATTTTAGAAATATCTACATATTCCTCAGTTACATGCGTGACCACAACTATAAAACAATGAGTTGATTACATTTTTCGATCAAACTTACTTCTGAGTAACGGGCAAACCACCGAATAAACATGC
This sequence is a window from Mytilus edulis chromosome 1, xbMytEdul2.2, whole genome shotgun sequence. Protein-coding genes within it:
- the LOC139500356 gene encoding flavin-containing monooxygenase 5-like; protein product: MRKKSVTYVKTSDMKRRVAIIGAGCSGLTAIKACLEEHLQPVCFECEDDVGGLWNYNDEPKLGKGSVFKSTVINVSKEMMAFSDFPPSRHHATFAPHRQVLDYFKLYAENFGLPEFIRFNTSVEKVEQADDYEETGRWTVIYRSETTDDVKTETFDGVMVCTGHHTFPHMPIFYGKRQFRGRIMHSHSYRDSTEFADKKVLVVGLGNSGVDIAVDLCKHAKQVYLSSRRGAWVISRKFLCGIPADAFANTRLLFSLPKSFLKWAFQFFANLHFNHGLYGLKPQNRGLETHPTISDDLPVKMLSGQVILKPNVQHFTETGVILDNSECIEVDDVIFATGYDFKFPFFDDQVISVDKNKVYLYKYMFPPHLPYPTLAFIGLVQVIGAVMPVSEMQCRWFTRLLKGQNTLPCREIMEEDIEQKRKRSSFIKTQRHTIQSFYIEYMDEVAKEIGAKPNLFRMIFKDPVLAFHCFCSPCIPAQYRLVGPCKWDGARECIKTAWQRSLSSLSETSFPWNRSDAKKSSTDDKKWLTDDISTTAIVTVLFFIVIYMYFFT